In a genomic window of Prochlorococcus marinus str. GP2:
- a CDS encoding DUF2997 domain-containing protein — protein MPQKTLRFKIHQDGRVEETVEGFTGHSCIDATQNLEDALGKVTVMNKTSDAFISNDNENLNQLNNESNVTF, from the coding sequence ATGCCTCAAAAAACATTGAGATTCAAAATTCATCAAGACGGAAGAGTTGAAGAGACTGTTGAGGGATTTACTGGTCATTCATGCATTGATGCCACTCAAAATCTCGAAGATGCTCTTGGGAAGGTAACAGTTATGAATAAAACCTCTGATGCTTTCATCTCTAATGACAATGAAAACTTAAACCAACTAAACAACGAATCTAATGTCACATTTTAG